A section of the Myxocyprinus asiaticus isolate MX2 ecotype Aquarium Trade chromosome 40, UBuf_Myxa_2, whole genome shotgun sequence genome encodes:
- the btc gene encoding probetacellulin — MDSTRMFIYGIITAVALCKCTQAEWNTTKAPANRNVSCDPHDNSSNCTDSNNDHRWSGHFSKCPKEYKHFCINGVCRFVEEQNTPSCRCENGYIGSRCEYLDINFRVGERNKIVIACVISGLVFLVLLIVFICICTHKRYNPCRKKRRKKETRAEVEKLSSLTANESLTAPVDTSDINTV, encoded by the exons ATGGACAGCACGCGCATGTTTATTTATGGAATAATCACAG CTGTTGCCCTATGCAAATGCACCCAGGCTGAATGGAATACCACAAAGGCACCGGCAAATAGGAATGTGTCCTGCGATCCCCATGACAACAGCAGCAACTGCACAG ATTCAAACAATGACCACAGGTGGAGTGGGCACTTCTCTAAGTGTCCAAAAGAATACAAgcatttctgcattaatggtgtgtGTCGTTTTGTGGAGGAGCAGAACACTCCTTCCTGCAG ATGCGAAAATGGGTATATTGGCTCTAGGTGTGAATATCTCGATATTAATTTCCGAGTAGGGGAAAGAAATAAAATAGTCATCGCATGCGTAATTTCAGGATTGGTGTTTCTGGTTCTGCTTATTGTCTTCATATGCATCTGTACACA TAAACGATATAATCCATGTAGAAAGAAGAGGAGAAAAAAGGAAACAAGGGCTGAAGTTGAGAAGCTCAGTTCACTAACTGCAAATGAATCTTTAACAGCTCCTGTTGACACATCcgacataaatactgtatga